The Mucilaginibacter gracilis genomic interval CCTGATCGCGGGATAAACGTTTATAGGAGTCAATACTTTTTTTGCAGGTACCTCCTGTGCCAATGCCGCAAATGATGCCGACAGCAGCAACAGGCCCGTGAATATATTTTTTTTCATTGTGTTATATGTATGATTAGGGTTGATCATTAATTGTCATCTTCTCCGTCAGCCGAAGCTTTAGCTGCTTTTTTAGGCGCGTACTTATTGCCTTTGACCGGAGCCTTGGCTTTGGCGATCACCGGCTCGATGACGCGCCTCTTGCGGAGGTCATATTGCTGGCCCTCGTGCAAAAAGAAGAATGGGCCGTTTGAGGCATTATAATTCTCCTTGCCGTTAACGATGTGTTTAGGGCCATTACCGATAATGGTATTGTAATCATAGATCAAGGCATATGCTTTTCCGATCACCGTAAGGGTATCGCGTTGCACCAATACGGCCGTAGCCTGCTCCAAACCAATGCCGATAAATTCAGGCGCTTGTTTGACGAAATCAGTCAAATCGAATATCCGGTTACGGGTCATCACGTGCTGGTCCAGTACAGAGTTTTTTAAGAAGCCAAGGCCCTGGGTGTGGTCGCCCACCAGAATGTGCGCACCCTCGGTATCTCCTCTCCATAGAAAAGAACCCTGGATAGAAGCTCCGGCAGAACTCCCGGCAATGACGCCTCCACGGTTCAGCAGGTCAAAAAAGGCTTGGTGCGCGCGGGTGTTCAGGTACGATTCGGCCGGGTGCCATTGTCTGCCCCCGTCAAAGAAGACACCGGTGGCATTATTGATCAGTGCTACAAAAGCATCGGAATTAGCGACCTCCAGGTCACCTGTATGTACCAGGGTAACATTTTGTATCCCTGTATTTTTGATGACCGATTTTACGGTACCTGTCGCAAATTCGGCTGAATCACCTGCGGCGGTGGTGATCACGATGATCCGGGCTTTATCTTTGCCCCCGGCGAGTTCAGTAAATTTCGCCCAGATTGCCGGCGTCGACCCGCCACCGCCGATGATGATCAATGAGCCCTTTTCAGGGCCATGCCTGGTTGTCGACTTCTTTACTGTAATGGGCGATTGCTGGGCAAAGGCTGTACCATAGCCGATCATGGCTATGAGTAACGTAAGGATGAATTTTCTTTTCATAATATGATGGTGATGGAATTTGTGATGGTTAATTATATCCCGGATTGGGTACGATATTCGGGTTGGCCTGAATTTCTATCTGGGGTATAGGTTGAAGGCGCCTGATATCGGTCGTCAATACCGGTGTATAGGTCGGATAGCTGAACGGCTCGGCCGGACGATTGATGACCTGGTTTAAACGGGTAAGGTCGAAGAAGCGTAAGCCCTCGAAAGCAAGTTCCTTTCTCCGCTCGTTTTCAATGTCGTCCAGTAATTGCTGGCCTGTTGAGGTATATCCTGCGAAAGCGGGATCACGTAGTTTGGCTAATTGATTCAAATAAATCAAAGCCTGCCCTTCATTGGTGGTACGCGCATAGCCTTCAGCCAGCGTCAGGATCACTTCAGCGTAACGGATAACTTTGATCTCGTCCGGATCGGCATTTAAATAGTTGGAGTATTTGTTCACCACGAACGCAGGTTGTCCGTTTCCTTTACGGATACCATTCAGGATCAAAGCCCTCCGGCTATCAGTTGACTTATAGGAATTATATAACGAGGTAGTAGCCAACATTTCGCCATTGCTCGACTGGTAGTACAAACCGGCCATCGCAGTGGAATTACTGGTCACGCTGTTATTGAACTCGAATATAGTTTCCAGTTTACTGCTATTGCCCGCGTTGCTCGACCAATAAGCCGCGAATGCGCTTGGCGTAGTTGCCAAGGTATAGCCACCGTTTTGTACCACTAAAAGTGCTGCATCACGGGCATTGGCATAGTCGCCCTTATACAAGTAGGCCCGGGCCTCGATCGCTTTGGCAGCATATTTGGCAATATAATTTGAGCTGGTGTTATGATAGGTCGCCGCTATGGCCGAGGTCGGCATCAATGCATACGCGCTGTCCAGATCGGTGATGATGCGTGCATAGACTTCGGCAACCGTATTACGGGCTGGTTTTAAATAGGGTCCGGTCGCATAGGTCGGTTGCGTAACAATCGGAACACCCAAAGCGTTCGGATTTATAGTGGCGGGCGTGGCAAAGTAGTTCACTAAAGTTAAATAAGTAAGGCCCCTCAATGTATAAGCTTCTCCTCTCAACTGATCAACAGTAGGGCTACTGGGTAGCCCGGCATTGATGATACGGTTAGCCTGTAAAATGGTATAATACCCTTGCGTCCACATGCCACTGGCTTCGCCGCTGCTGGATGTGAACGAATAATTACTTTCCGTAATCAGCTGACCGTAATTGGATGAGCTTACAAAAACATTGTCCGCCAGCAAATCCCCTAAGATCGGAACATTTTGCCCGAACAAAGAGCTGCTTCTCGCGGCTACATATAGTCCATTAACCGCATCGGTGAGGTCATTAGGCGTTTGTATAGATGTTGCCGCAGGTACGGAGGTTGAAGGGACCTGTTTCAGGTAATCCTTTTTGCAGGCAGAAATGAAAATTACTACCGCTATAATTAAATATTGTATGTGTTTCTTTTTCATGTCTTTCCTAATTAAAATCCAACATTTAAGCCTAAAGTGTAGGTCCTGAAAGCCGGGATGGTAACCGCACCTGTTTCCGGATCGTAGGGCAGCCTATCGTCATAAGTCCTGGTCCATAAGTTGGTACCACGGGCATAGATATAGACCTTGCTCACACCGGTAACGTTTTTAAGGACATTCAATTTCTTAAGATCGTAGCCGAGCGTGGCATTTTTCAGGCGAATAAACGAGGCATTATAGATAAATCTGCTGGAGTAGGCAGAAGAACTGCTTTGCGTACCGCCGCCTGCTATATACTTAGGCACATCGGTGATCTGTCCGGGAGTGGTCCACCTGTTGGTGAATTCGCGCTGATATTTATTGAAGGTATAATAAGACCCATCATAGAAACGGGTTGACCAGTAATCTTTGGTGTAGTTCCCAAAATTATAATAAAAGTCAACAGCCAGTGTGATTCCCCTGTAATTGAAGGTATTATTGAAACCGCCAAAAAACTTTGGAGTGGCCGTTTTGTAAGGCTCTTTTGCAGCGGAACCATAATTGGTTGTCGTTTTAGTTTGGGTATCATCCGTATACCACAATGCTGTGCCATCCGCAGGATTTACACCTGCCCATAGCGGCGTATAATAGGTGTGGTAATCATAGCCTACCTGGAAATAATAATCTCCATTTGCACCCGCGCCGTTAGCCAACTGCGTTATTTTATTTTTATTAACGGCTATGTTGAAACTGCTGATCCATGAAAAAGCCTGGGTTTGTACAGCGGTACCTTTGATGCTTAATTCGTAACCGGTATTTTGCATGGCGCCGATATTAGCGTACGGAACGGTATTAAAACCGGTTGTTCCTGAAATGGGAACTGATTGTATAAGCCCGTCAATAATGTCGCGGTAATAATCTACTGTGAATAATAAACGATCCTTGAAAAACCCGATATCAGCGCCTATGTCAAATTTCTTGGCCGATTCCCAGGTCAGATCAGGGTTACCAACGGTATTATAGTTTTGACCGTTACCAGTAGTATAATTTGACCCGTAGGAAGATAACGGTTGTGCGCTGTAAGCACCGATCCCTTGCGCATTACCGGTTTTCCCATAAGATAACCGAAGTTTCGCACTCGAAAATATCCTTTGATCTTTAAAAAAATCGTTTCCGTCAATATTCCACGCGCCGCCTACCGACCAAAAATTACCATAAGGATTGTTGGCACCAAACACAGAGGAACCGTCTCTTCTGAAAGATCCGCTAATAGAAAAGAGATTTTTATAATTGCTGCTTAACCGGGCGTAAATTGAATTAAAGGTAATATT includes:
- a CDS encoding cyanophycinase — encoded protein: MKRKFILTLLIAMIGYGTAFAQQSPITVKKSTTRHGPEKGSLIIIGGGGSTPAIWAKFTELAGGKDKARIIVITTAAGDSAEFATGTVKSVIKNTGIQNVTLVHTGDLEVANSDAFVALINNATGVFFDGGRQWHPAESYLNTRAHQAFFDLLNRGGVIAGSSAGASIQGSFLWRGDTEGAHILVGDHTQGLGFLKNSVLDQHVMTRNRIFDLTDFVKQAPEFIGIGLEQATAVLVQRDTLTVIGKAYALIYDYNTIIGNGPKHIVNGKENYNASNGPFFFLHEGQQYDLRKRRVIEPVIAKAKAPVKGNKYAPKKAAKASADGEDDN
- a CDS encoding RagB/SusD family nutrient uptake outer membrane protein; this translates as MKKKHIQYLIIAVVIFISACKKDYLKQVPSTSVPAATSIQTPNDLTDAVNGLYVAARSSSLFGQNVPILGDLLADNVFVSSSNYGQLITESNYSFTSSSGEASGMWTQGYYTILQANRIINAGLPSSPTVDQLRGEAYTLRGLTYLTLVNYFATPATINPNALGVPIVTQPTYATGPYLKPARNTVAEVYARIITDLDSAYALMPTSAIAATYHNTSSNYIAKYAAKAIEARAYLYKGDYANARDAALLVVQNGGYTLATTPSAFAAYWSSNAGNSSKLETIFEFNNSVTSNSTAMAGLYYQSSNGEMLATTSLYNSYKSTDSRRALILNGIRKGNGQPAFVVNKYSNYLNADPDEIKVIRYAEVILTLAEGYARTTNEGQALIYLNQLAKLRDPAFAGYTSTGQQLLDDIENERRKELAFEGLRFFDLTRLNQVINRPAEPFSYPTYTPVLTTDIRRLQPIPQIEIQANPNIVPNPGYN